The genomic window AGGAACGCCTGGCTAAGCTCACCGGCGGCGTGGCCGTCGTGCAGGTCGGCGGCGCCACCGAGATCGAGGTCAAGGAGCGCAAGGACCTCGTCGATGATGCCTTCCACGCCACCAAGGCGGCGGCCGAGGAAGGCGTGGTCCCCGGCGGCGGCGTGGTGTTCCTCCGCGCGATCAAGGCGGTGCTGGACGCCGCGAAACAGGCCGAGGGTGACGAGGCCGTCGGCTATCGCATCGTCGCCAAGGCCCTGGAATATCCCGCCCGCCAGATCGCCGAGAACGCCGGCGAGGACGGTGGCGTGGTCGTCGACGAGATCCTGTCGCGGCCCAAGGGCACCGGGTTTGACGCGGCGCGCGGCGAGTACGTGGACATGCTTGAGGCCGGGATCATCGACCCGGCCAAGGTCGCGCGCGTGGCGCTGCAGAACGCCGCCAGCGTCGCCGGCCTGATGCTGACGACCGACGTGCTCTGCACCGAGTACAAGGAAGACAAGCACGAGGCGATCGAAGGCGCGACGCGCTAGGCAACGGCCGCCCGGCGGCCAACGGACCGGTTCACAGGGGCGCGCTCCACGGCGAACGCCCCTGTCGTCTTAACGGCCCGCGCCCCGCGCGTCCGATAGAATGCTTGCAGCCGGTTCGCCCCGGCCAAGTGGCTCGGGCCCGAGGCGCATGGTGACGCAAAAGCGCGATTACTACGAAGTCCTCGGCGTGCAGCGCAGCGCCACGCCCGAAGAGATCAAGCGCGCTTACCGCCAGGCCGCCCTCAAGTACCACCCCGACCGCAACAAGGAGCCGGGCGCCGAAGACCGCTTCAAGGAGGCTGCCGAGGCCTACGAGGTCCTCTCCGACGCCGACAAGCGCGCCCGCTACGACCACTACGGCCACGCCGGCCTCGAAGGCGTCGGCATGCACGACTTCTCCGGCATGCGCGTGGACGACATCTTCAGCGTCTTCAGCGAGCTGTTCGGCGGCGCGTTTGGCGGCGGCGGCTTCGGCCGCGGGCATGCCAACCACGGCATCGACATCCAGACTACGATCGAGATCGACCTGCAGGAAGTCCTCACCGGCGTGGAGAAATCGCTCCGCTTCGAGCGCAACGATCTCTGCGAGCACTGCCAGGGCCAGGGCTGTGAGCCCGGTACCCAGCGCCGTAACTGCGCCACGTGCGGCGGCTACGGCCAGGTGGAGCGCCAGGTGTCGATGGGTTTTTTCGCCACGCGCAGCGTCGTCGAGTGCCCGCAGTGCCACGGCCGCGGCTGGTTTGCCGAGCGGCCGTGCCGCGCGTGCAACGGCACGGCGCGCGGCCGCCGCGAGCGCGTCCTCGAAATCAAGGTGCCCCCGGGCGTGCAGGACGGGCAGAGCATCCGCGTGCGCGGCGAGGGCGAGCCCGGCTACTCCGGCTCCCAGCGCGGCGATCTGCGCTGCGTGATCCGTGTCCGGCAGCACGAGTTCTTTCAGCGCGACGGCGACCACCTGATCTGCATCCTGCCGATCAGCTTCACGCAGGCCGCGCTCGGGGCGCAGGTCGACGTGCCGACCCTCACCGGCACCGCGCCGCTGCGCATCCCGGCCGGCACACAGCATGGCACCGTCTTCCAGTTGCCGGGCAAGGGGCTGCCCAACCTGCGCAACGGCCGCCGCGGCAACCAGATCGTGCAGGTGGTCGTCGAGATTCCGAAGAAACTGAGCCGGGAGCAGACCGAGTTGCTGCGCAAGTTCGCGGCCACCGAAGACAAGCGTGTCTCGCCGCAGTCCAAGGGCTTCTTCGACCAGATGAAGGAGTACCTGCGCGGCGAGGCGGACGAGAACCCCTGATCCCGTAGCGTGAACGTGTTGACGACAGCATGAGCCGAAAAGCCAAGCCCGACCCCGACGTGACCGAGCCGACCGAGGCGGCCCCCGAGTCGCCGACCGCGGAGCAGACGCCGCCCGCGCCGGAGGATGAGGCCACCGCGCTGCGGCGCGAGGTCGCCGAACTGCGAGACCAGCACTTGCGGCTGATGGCCGAGCTGCAGAACCAGCAAAAGCGCGCCCTGCGCGACAAGCAGGAGGCGCAGCGCTACGCCGAGTCCGAGTTCGCCCGCGAGCTGCTCGTCGTCATCGACGACCTGGAGCGCACGCTGGATTCGGCGAAGGCCACCACGGATGCCCAGGCGCTGGCCGAAGGCGTGCGGATCATCTACGACCACTTTCTGAAGGTCTTGCGCGGCCGTCACATCGCGCCGATCGAGTCCGTCGGCCGGCCCTTCGATCCCGCGTTTCACGAAGCGCTGCTCCAGCAGCCCAGCGCCGATCAGCCGGCCGGTACGGTCCTCCAGGAGCTCGCCCGCGGCTACACGATGCACGAGCGCGTCCTGCGCCCCAGCCGCGTGATTGTCTCCAGCGGTCCGGCCCCCGCCGCGCCGCCGCCGAGCCCGAACCAACCGGAACCACAGGTGTAGTCATGCCGACCTATGAATACCGCTGCGGTGCCTGCGGACACGCGTTCGAGGAGTTCCAGTCCATCACCGCCGCCCCGCTGAAGAAGTGCCCAAGCTGCGGGAAGCGCACGCTCGAACGACTCATCGGCACCGGCGGCGGCATCATCTTCAAGGGCGCGGGCTTCTATCAGACTGACTACCGCAGCGAATCGTACAAGAAAGCGGCCGACGCTGAGAAGAGCGCCACGACGGGCTCCGGTGGCAACGGCCACGACTCGTCCGCCAAGTCCGGGGAGAAAACTCCGGCGAAGACCCCGCCCGCCGACGCGCCCAAACCGGCCCGCGCCCGGGAAAAGCAGAAAGCCAAGCCGGCTTGACGTTGCGGGCGCCGTCCCATAGAAGAGTCTGCAACCATGGCCGATTCGCAGCCCATCGACTTGCTGGTCATCACGCCCGAGCGGCAGGTGCTCGAGGCTTCCGCCGACGCGGTGGTCATTCCTGCGCACGACGGTGAGCTGGGCGTGCTGCGCGACCGCGCCCCCGTGCTGTGCGAGCTCGGCATCGGCCAGTTGCGCTATACACAGGCCGGCGTCCCGCGCCGCGTGTTCATCGATGGCGGCTTCGCGCAGGTCATCGAGAACCACGTGACTGTCCTGACCAGCCGCGCTTTGCCCGCCGACCAGATCACCAAGGAAGTCGTGGCGGCGGCGGAGCGCGCTGTCGAAAAGCACACGGGGTTGGACGCCGAAAGCCGCGACGCCCGCGAACGGGCCCAGAAGCGCCTCAGCGTCCTGCGCAGCATGCACACCACCGATTGACCCATTGCCGGTGTCAGGTTTCTTCGGGTCGGGGCCGCCCGCTGCGCGGCCCGGGGACTTCGGCTATGTGGGTGGTACGGGCGTCCCGCCCCGTCCCGCTTGTCCCCAGAACGGGCAAGATGCCCATACCACCCAACCCCCGCGCAAAGCAAACGGCCGGCGACAAGCACCGGCCGTTGCGCGCTGGGTGCTGGGTCTGGTTTCGGTTACTCGGTCGTGCAGTGGATGCGGTTGTAGAGCTCCGGCTGCTGGCGCTTGAACTCGTCCATGCTCTTGAACTCGTACTTGGTCGTTTGCCCGTTTTCCGTCACGGTCACCTCGACGCTGCCGTCATCGTCGACTAGTACCATTAGCGACTGCGACCCGTCGGTCGGCCCCGACTGCTTGCGGATACAGACCGTGCGCGCCTTGCGCACCGCCTCGTTGGCCTTCTGCAGCGCCTCGTGGCACTGTTCCTGCGCATCCGCGCTGTAGGCCTTCGCCCGTTCGAGCGCGTCTTCAATGTGCTTCTTCACGTCGACCTGAAAGTCGTGGCGCCACTGCAGCGCCCGCGAGCCCAATGGCTGCACCTTGATCACGCTCACCCCGTCGCCGGCCGCGTGCCGGCTATACAACTCGTACGCTGCCGGGTCCGTCGCCTCGAACTCCTCTTCGCTCTCATACGTGGCCGAAGACTCGTTCCCATCCGCATCCGTCTTTGACACCTCGAACTTCCCGTCCGGCATGCGCTGGATCGTCGTCGTCGTGCCGTCGTCCGCCACCTGGATGCGGATCTGCACCTGCGCGTTGTCACTGCCATCCTTCGACATCCACAGACACCCGCCGTCCAGGTTGCGCAGGATCTTCACATCCATGTCCTTGCCGAATACGTCGAGCCCCTGGTGCAGCTTGTCCAGATCGATGCCGACGTCGAGGTCTTTCAGCTCCTTGAGCATCTCCGGCAGGTCGCGGAGCTGCCCCAGGTCGCGCATGATCCACTTGCCCTGCGGGCCGAGCTGCAGTGCCTTGCCATGCAGCTTCACCGCCGCATCCACGAAGCTGTCTTCCGGCTCCTCGTACTTCATCTCCCACTTCATTTCCGCCGGCCGCGTGATCGGCGTGATCGTCACCGCCAGCGGCGCCGCCTTCCGGATGATCCGCAGCGCTACCGGCTGATCGGGCAGCGTCTGGCCCACCGCGCTCATCAGGTCCGCCGGCGACTCGATCTCCGTCGCGCCGAACTGCACGACGACGTCATACTGCGCCAGCCCCGCCGCGTCCGCCGGGCTGTCCTTCATGACGTTCGAGATCATCACGCCCTGCTCACCGATGTGCGCCGCCAGCGGGGCCGGCACCGGCGTGAGCCGCACGCCGATCCAGACCTTGGACTCGTCTTCACCGGCCAGTCTGACCACACGCACACAACGGGTCCCGGCGGCCGGCGCATCTTCGTCCACTTCCGCCAGAGTCTGGTAAACCACCGGCCCGGACTCCCCATCTGCGCAGCCCACGGCGATCGCAACCGACGTCGGCTGGTCTTTCTCCACCGGCACCGCCGCAGCCGTCGCCGCGCCCAGCGCGGCCAGCGCCAGGAGCCACAGATTCATGAATGCAGGTAGCATGGCTGTTTCCTCTTGTCAGAAATCGCGATGTACGCCGATCACGTGCGTCCGCACGCGATCCACTTCAATCACCAGATACGTATTCGGCTCACCCCCGGGGATCACGATCCACTCGCGCTCCGTCCCGCGCACCCGCAACTCCGGTCGCACGTATGCCGTGGGCACCTGCTCGATGCTGTCCACCTGCGGCACCAGCGGCGCAAACCACGACCCGGCCCCGGCCTCCATTGTTGGCCGTCCCGCGCCGCACGTGGGCGCGGTCTGCTTCGGCTGCAACCAGACAAACGCCGCCAGGCACGCCGCCGCCGCCACGGTCAGCCCTTTCGCGACCCGCAGCCCGACGCCGCGGCGCGGGACGACGGATCCCGGCTGCTCCATTGCCGCCCGCAACGCCCCCCCCACCGCGCGGTCCACGGCCCGATACTCGTCGAACTGCGCCCGCACCTCCGACTCGCGTCGCAACAGCGATTCGAGCAGCGCCCGCTCCTGGGGCGTGCACTCCCCGTCGAGGTAGCGCGAAAACAGGTGCTCCAGTCTGTCCGAACCCGCACTCATGATTCAACCTTGCCTTGCAGCATCTCGCGCAGCAGCCGGCGCGCCCGCACCAGCCGCGTTTCCACCGTTTCTACCGACAGGTTCAGCACGTCGCCGATCTCCGCATAACTCCACTCTTCCAGGTGCCGCAGCACGAACGGCTCGCGATAGAGCGCCGGCAACGCCTGTACGGCCCGCAGGAGCGTCGCCTGCAACTCGCTACCCGTCACGGCCCCGTGCGGACCCGGCCGGGCACCGTCCGCCGCGAGCGCCGCCGCGGCGCGGGTCAGCGCTTCGTGCCGCCGCTCCGCCAGCCGCGCGTCCAGGGCCGTGTTCCGGGCCACCGCGTACAGCCAGGGCCGCAGCCGCTGGGGGCTTTCGAGCGTGCCGAGTCGTTGCCACACGCGGACCCACACCTGCTGGGCAATGTCGTCCACCAGGTCTCTCCGCCCAGTGACCGCGTAGATCGCGCTGCGCACCCAAGACGCATGCTCGCGTACCAGCCGGTCGGCTGCCACGCGATCACCCTGTTGTGCCTCTGCGACCAGTTGTCGCATTGACTCGGCGTCGATCGTCACGCTCGACATTCCACCAGGTAAGACGACCCAGGGCTCGCCGGTCCGCCACAAACCGCCGAGAAATCCCAAAATCCCGTCGCCCGGCACCGCCTTGGCCGCTTGCTGCCAATAACTTACCATCCGGAACAACGCGCAGGCATATGTTGCGCACGGAGACCCCCCATGACCGTACCTGAGCCACTCCGGACCCTGCTGTCCCTGCCGACCGCACCCTTCGTCGAATCCGCCGTCCTCAGCCACCTGGAGGCGTGCTGCCGCAAGCTCGCCGGCGTCCGCGTTCGGTACGACCGCCACGGCAACCTGCTCGCCCACTACCGCGGCATCCCGCCGAAGCCCGCCCCGCTTGCCTTCGTCGCGCACACCGACCATCCGGGCTTCATTGCCCTCGAAATGCGGGACCGCCGGACCGTGCGGGCCGCGTTTCACGGTGGCGTGCGCCCGGAGTACGTCACGGGTGCCCGCGTGCGTTTCTGGAGCGCTGGCCGCTGGGTGCCCGGCCGCGTGACGGCTTTGTCCAAGATGGTGCGCGTGACTGATGTTCCGGGCTGGACCGCCCGGGTCGCGGAGGCGCTGGTGCGCGTCAGCGGGCCCGTGGACATCGGCGGCCCCGGGATGTGGGACCTGCCCGATCCCGCGCTCAAGGATGACGTGGTGACCGCGCGCGGTTGCGATGACCTGGCCGGCTGTGCCGCCATGCTGGCCCTCCTGCAGCGTCTGAGCCGCAAGCGTGCCCGCGCCGAGGTCTACTGTCTCTTCACCCGCGCCGAGGAGGTCGGCTTCGTCGGGGCGATCGCGGCGGCCCGCGCACGGACGCTGCCCAGGCGGCTCCCGGTCATCTCGATCGAGACCAGCAGCGTCCTCGTCAACGCGCCACAGGGGGCCGGCCCGATTCTTCGGGTCGGCGATCGTGCGTCGGTGTTCTCGCCGCACCTCACGGCGTTCTGCGAGCGTGTCGCGCGCGACCTCGGGCAGCGCCGCAAGCGTTTCGCGTTTCAGCGCAAGCTCATGGACGGCGGCACGTGTGAGGCCACGTCGTTCATGGCCCACGGCTACGCGGCGACGGGCATCTGCCTCGCACTCGGCAACTACCACAACATGGACAAGCAGAGCGCGCGAATCGCCAGCGAGTCGATCAGCCTGCGCGACTGGCACTGCATGGTGGATTGGTTCGAAGCCCTCGCGCTGGACACCGGCGAGCGCAGCCCGTCCGCGCAGCCCATGCGTGCCCGCCTGGACGCCCGCTACGCGGCATACGAAGCGCTGCTGCACGGCGACGCCCATCCGGAGGCCGGTCGCCGGCGCTCGCGGCGCTGATCCGAGACGCGCGCGCCAGCCACGCGCCGATCCCTGGATCCCTCGTTCTCTCCCCTACGTGCCTGCGTGCCTTCCGCGCAAAAAGAACCCGCGGCGCCGTCCGAGGCGCCGCGGGCTCCCGAAGGGGGACACGACAGCTTCCACATGAAATCATTCAATTTAATCGTGAAGAGGTTGCGACTTTTGGACGAAATGTCCTGTCTCCCCCCGCCCGGCCCCGTACCCGTGCCGCTTGACCGCTTGCATTCCGCCCCGCCCCATCTATTATCGCGGCATGCCCAAACCCGGTCCGCACACCATCGGCGGTTTTCTGCCCCGCGCGGGACTGTCCCTCCTGTTAGCGGTCGTTGCCGCCCTCGCCGGCTGCCAGGCCCCGACGGAACCGTCCGGCCCGACCGAGCTCGTCCTGCGCATACCGGACTACGAGCGCTTCGTGGATGCGTCCTTATCAGTCCTCCGCCAATACGACCTGCCGCCCAGCCGCGTCGATCGCCCGCGCGGCCTGATCGTCTCCCAGCCGACAACCAGCGCTCAGTGGTTCGAGTTCTGGCGGGTCGACGCGCCGGGTGGTTACCAGTCTCTCGAAGCGAGCCTGCACACCACCCGGCGGGTCGTCACAATCCAGATCAGGCCGCTCGACACGCCGCCTCCGGGGTTCGTCGGCGCGTTTGAGCCGGCCGAGGTACCCGACCTGACCGAATGGCCTGAGTCCGCCGAGGCCACCGCGCCTCCCGCGCCGCCGGAGCCCGCCGACGCCGCGGGCGCGCCGCGCTATCACGTGCAGGTGCAGGTGGACAAGTTGCGGTACAGCGCTCCGGAGCGGCAGGTCACGACGGGGTCGGGTGCGCTGGCCATCTACAGCGAGAAGACGCCCGATGTCGAGGGCCTGCGCGGCCCGCGGAGCCATCGCGTGGAGTGGGTGCCCCTCGGCCGCGACCCGCTGCTCGAAGCATTTCTGCTGCAGAAGATCGCCGGCGCCCGGCCGGACGTCGCCATGTCCGATTGACGCACCACGGGTGGCAATCGAGATTCCTTTTCCCTCCAGAGGAAGGTTGCGGTGCAACGCAGCGCGTTTCGACTCGCCTGTTGCCCGTCTCCCGGAGAGAGCGGGGCGTGTGTTGCACACCTATCGACCGGTGTACGCCTCCAGCACCCGGCGGCGCATGTGCCGCAGGCTCTGGGCCGTGTCGCGCGTGGCCGCGTTGGCGCCGCGGTCGCCCGCCGTGGGGAACAGCGACTCGTATGAGAACAGCGCGAAGTCGCCGCCCCAGGACTGACACTGGCGCAGTTGCTCCGCCATGACCTCGTCGCTCGTGTGCATGTAGAGGCCGAGGCCCGGGACGATGGGATGCCGGCCGACCAGGCGCTTGTAGCTGTCGATGTCCGCCTCGAACTGTCCGAACCGCTCCGTGTAGACCATCGGCATGAGCGCGTCGACAAGCCCCGCCCGCAGCCAGGCGACGCTGTTCTGCAGGTAGTCGTTGTAGCCGATCCGCGGCTCCCGCCACACCGCCGCCGTCAGCGTCGCGCCCGGGCGGCGCTTATTCACCGTGCGGCGGATGTCATCGACGAGGCGCGTGAGCTGGTTGGCGCGCCAACTGTCCCACGCCGTCAGGTCATCATCGGGGTCGCGGCCGGTGTCGTGGCGGTACAAGCCGAGTGTGCGCGCGTCGCGCGGATAGGCGCGCTTGGCGTTCGGCGTGCTGTCCCAGGCATAGCGGACGTAATCCAGGTGGATGCCGTCGACGTCGTAGCGCGAGATGATCTCGTCGACCACCTTCGTGATGTGCCGGCGGACTTCGGGCAGGCAGGGGTTCAGGATCACGTACTCGCGGCTGAGCGGCTGGCGCTGCCCGTTCGCGTCGTGCATGAACCACTCGGGATGCGCGTTGAAGACCTGTGAGCCGATCGGCGGCGGCGCGGTGCCCTTCCAGCCGGGCATGACATTGAACCACGCCTCGATCCGCAGCCCGTGCTTGTGGGCCTCCTCGACGGCGAGGGCCAGGGGGTCGAAGCCCGGGTACTTGTAGTCGAACTCGCGACCCCACGGCTCGATCCGCGACGGGTAGCAGACGGTGCCTTCGCCGCGGACCTGCCAGTAAACGGTGTTGCAGCCGGCGGCGGCACAATTGGCCATGATGGCCCGCACGTCGTCGGGGTAGCGATAGTGAAAGCGCGCGACCCAGATGCCACGGACGGGGCGGATCATCGGACGCGGGGCCACCCGGCGGGCAGCCGTCCGGCGCGGCGGGGCACCTTCCGGCGCGCCCGCGGAACGGCAGCCGCTGAGGGCGCCGGCAGCCACGAGGATGCCCAGACAGAGCTTGATGAACGTGAGGTGTCGTGTGCATGTCATAGCGGGGCAGTAAACGCCGAAAGGCGCGGCGCGTCAAATGGGGGAGGGCATGGAGGCACGCAGGCACGGGCTGAAGGGAGCGAGGGATCAAGGGATCGAAGTGGTGGCGGTGGGTTGGCCCCAATCGACATGCGCGGCAGACTCAGACGTGCCGCGTCCCCGGCGGGCGAGTTGGAACCGCGCGCCGGCGCCTGCCGCGCTCACATGCGCCCGACGACGTCCATCAGGCGGGGGAAGACCGTCATCAGCCCAGCCAGGGTCCGTGTCGCGGTGCTGGTCCACACTTCGGGGCGCGGTCGCCGCAGACAACGCACAATCGCGCGCGCCACGGATTCCGGCCGCTGCACGAACCAGCGCGGCATGTGGCTGGCCGCGCGGCTGGCGTCGACGCCGGAATACGCCGCGGCCCGCGGGAAGAATTGCGTCTCCGTCGTGATCGGGTGGACGGACGCGACCTCGATGCGATACGGTCGCAGCTCCATGCGCATCGCCCGGCAGAAATGGTGCTGCGCCGCCTTGCTGGCGGAGTAGGCCGCAAAGTTGCGCATCGTGAAACTGGAGAGCGCGCTCGAGCACATCAGCAGGTGACCCGGGCGCCGGGCCGCGATGAGCCGCCGCGCGGCTTCGGCGAGCAGATCGTGCGCCGCGAAGAAATTGACCTCGAAGATGTGGCGCAACTCGGCGTCTGACAGCTCGTGCGTCGGCTTCTTGAACCCGTAGCCAGCGTTGGCGAACACGACGTCGAAGCGGCCGAAACGCTGCTGCGCGGTGTCGAGCAGTCGGTGATTCAGGCCGGGGTGCGTGACGTCGCCCGCCACGACCTCCGCCGCTCTTCCGGCCGCTTGCACATCCGCGGCAGTGCGCGCCAGCCGCTCGGCGTCGCGCCCCTGGAGCACGGCGTCCATGCCCGCCCGGGCACAAGCGACTGCCGTTGCCGCGCCGATGCCCGAACTGGCGCCGGTG from Phycisphaerae bacterium includes these protein-coding regions:
- the dnaJ gene encoding molecular chaperone DnaJ; the encoded protein is MVTQKRDYYEVLGVQRSATPEEIKRAYRQAALKYHPDRNKEPGAEDRFKEAAEAYEVLSDADKRARYDHYGHAGLEGVGMHDFSGMRVDDIFSVFSELFGGAFGGGGFGRGHANHGIDIQTTIEIDLQEVLTGVEKSLRFERNDLCEHCQGQGCEPGTQRRNCATCGGYGQVERQVSMGFFATRSVVECPQCHGRGWFAERPCRACNGTARGRRERVLEIKVPPGVQDGQSIRVRGEGEPGYSGSQRGDLRCVIRVRQHEFFQRDGDHLICILPISFTQAALGAQVDVPTLTGTAPLRIPAGTQHGTVFQLPGKGLPNLRNGRRGNQIVQVVVEIPKKLSREQTELLRKFAATEDKRVSPQSKGFFDQMKEYLRGEADENP
- a CDS encoding nucleotide exchange factor GrpE, whose product is MSRKAKPDPDVTEPTEAAPESPTAEQTPPAPEDEATALRREVAELRDQHLRLMAELQNQQKRALRDKQEAQRYAESEFARELLVVIDDLERTLDSAKATTDAQALAEGVRIIYDHFLKVLRGRHIAPIESVGRPFDPAFHEALLQQPSADQPAGTVLQELARGYTMHERVLRPSRVIVSSGPAPAAPPPSPNQPEPQV
- a CDS encoding zinc ribbon domain-containing protein, which produces MPTYEYRCGACGHAFEEFQSITAAPLKKCPSCGKRTLERLIGTGGGIIFKGAGFYQTDYRSESYKKAADAEKSATTGSGGNGHDSSAKSGEKTPAKTPPADAPKPARAREKQKAKPA
- a CDS encoding F0F1 ATP synthase subunit epsilon; this encodes MADSQPIDLLVITPERQVLEASADAVVIPAHDGELGVLRDRAPVLCELGIGQLRYTQAGVPRRVFIDGGFAQVIENHVTVLTSRALPADQITKEVVAAAERAVEKHTGLDAESRDARERAQKRLSVLRSMHTTD
- a CDS encoding PDZ domain-containing protein is translated as MLPAFMNLWLLALAALGAATAAAVPVEKDQPTSVAIAVGCADGESGPVVYQTLAEVDEDAPAAGTRCVRVVRLAGEDESKVWIGVRLTPVPAPLAAHIGEQGVMISNVMKDSPADAAGLAQYDVVVQFGATEIESPADLMSAVGQTLPDQPVALRIIRKAAPLAVTITPITRPAEMKWEMKYEEPEDSFVDAAVKLHGKALQLGPQGKWIMRDLGQLRDLPEMLKELKDLDVGIDLDKLHQGLDVFGKDMDVKILRNLDGGCLWMSKDGSDNAQVQIRIQVADDGTTTTIQRMPDGKFEVSKTDADGNESSATYESEEEFEATDPAAYELYSRHAAGDGVSVIKVQPLGSRALQWRHDFQVDVKKHIEDALERAKAYSADAQEQCHEALQKANEAVRKARTVCIRKQSGPTDGSQSLMVLVDDDGSVEVTVTENGQTTKYEFKSMDEFKRQQPELYNRIHCTTE
- a CDS encoding RNA polymerase sigma factor codes for the protein MTIDAESMRQLVAEAQQGDRVAADRLVREHASWVRSAIYAVTGRRDLVDDIAQQVWVRVWQRLGTLESPQRLRPWLYAVARNTALDARLAERRHEALTRAAAALAADGARPGPHGAVTGSELQATLLRAVQALPALYREPFVLRHLEEWSYAEIGDVLNLSVETVETRLVRARRLLREMLQGKVES
- a CDS encoding M28 family peptidase; translation: MTVPEPLRTLLSLPTAPFVESAVLSHLEACCRKLAGVRVRYDRHGNLLAHYRGIPPKPAPLAFVAHTDHPGFIALEMRDRRTVRAAFHGGVRPEYVTGARVRFWSAGRWVPGRVTALSKMVRVTDVPGWTARVAEALVRVSGPVDIGGPGMWDLPDPALKDDVVTARGCDDLAGCAAMLALLQRLSRKRARAEVYCLFTRAEEVGFVGAIAAARARTLPRRLPVISIETSSVLVNAPQGAGPILRVGDRASVFSPHLTAFCERVARDLGQRRKRFAFQRKLMDGGTCEATSFMAHGYAATGICLALGNYHNMDKQSARIASESISLRDWHCMVDWFEALALDTGERSPSAQPMRARLDARYAAYEALLHGDAHPEAGRRRSRR
- a CDS encoding family 10 glycosylhydrolase, encoding MTCTRHLTFIKLCLGILVAAGALSGCRSAGAPEGAPPRRTAARRVAPRPMIRPVRGIWVARFHYRYPDDVRAIMANCAAAGCNTVYWQVRGEGTVCYPSRIEPWGREFDYKYPGFDPLALAVEEAHKHGLRIEAWFNVMPGWKGTAPPPIGSQVFNAHPEWFMHDANGQRQPLSREYVILNPCLPEVRRHITKVVDEIISRYDVDGIHLDYVRYAWDSTPNAKRAYPRDARTLGLYRHDTGRDPDDDLTAWDSWRANQLTRLVDDIRRTVNKRRPGATLTAAVWREPRIGYNDYLQNSVAWLRAGLVDALMPMVYTERFGQFEADIDSYKRLVGRHPIVPGLGLYMHTSDEVMAEQLRQCQSWGGDFALFSYESLFPTAGDRGANAATRDTAQSLRHMRRRVLEAYTGR
- a CDS encoding SDR family NAD(P)-dependent oxidoreductase; translated protein: MGTNLRNQIIVITGASSGIGAATAVACARAGMDAVLQGRDAERLARTAADVQAAGRAAEVVAGDVTHPGLNHRLLDTAQQRFGRFDVVFANAGYGFKKPTHELSDAELRHIFEVNFFAAHDLLAEAARRLIAARRPGHLLMCSSALSSFTMRNFAAYSASKAAQHHFCRAMRMELRPYRIEVASVHPITTETQFFPRAAAYSGVDASRAASHMPRWFVQRPESVARAIVRCLRRPRPEVWTSTATRTLAGLMTVFPRLMDVVGRM